The following coding sequences are from one Pusillimonas sp. DMV24BSW_D window:
- the secA gene encoding preprotein translocase subunit SecA, translated as MVSLLKKLIGSRNDRILRQYRKQVGQINALEPSLEAVSDEDLKNKTVQFREQLASGSTLDQLLPEAFAVVREASKRVFGMRHFDVQLMGAIALHHGKIAEMRTGEGKTLMATLAVYLNALASKGVHVVTVNDYLARRDAEWMGQLYNFLGLSVGVVVPQQDPQEKVDAYRADITYGTNNEFGFDYLRDNMEYRAEDRRQRSLSFAIVDEVDSILIDEARTPLIISGQAEDHTEVYVRMNAVPPMLTRMASEPKPHEPEPEGDFWVDEKGQQVHLSESGMEHAEEILSRLGLLPEGESLYDPRHITLIHHLMVALRAHNLFFRDQHYVVTDNEVVIVDEFTGRLMVGRRWSDGLHQAVEAKEGVTIQNENQTLASITFQNYFRMYDKLAGMTGTADTEAYEFQEIYGLETVIIPTNKPMIRVDQNDQVFKTDNEKYNAILADMKDCQERGQPVLVGTTSIENSERLSSMLKREKLAHEVLNAKQHAREAEIVAEAGKPGRITIATNMAGRGTDIVLGGSVEKQIALVRADANLSAQEKEARIQQIRDEWAPANEAVKAAGGLRIIGTERHESRRIDNQLRGRAGRQGDPGSTRFYLSLEDSLMRIFAGDRVRAIMERLRLPEGEPIEAKMVSRSIESAQRKVEARNFDIRKQLLQFDDVANDQRKVLYTQRNEVLEAQDVGEMVLNLLAATITEVFHAYIPAESMEEQWDVSGLQSVLESDWGIEVALVDWAEKEPNLTDEDLLERVLAEANRVYSTKVELVGRDNWAPFERSVLLQSIDTHWRNHLSSLDHLRQGIHLRGYAQKDPKQEYKREAFELFSGMLDRVRTDVVRVLLTVRIQTPEQVAQTEPETVEGVTYHHSDYDAALSGEDPGIAEEPLGATQPASGGAVPAGAVPKVGRNEPCPCGSGKKYKHCHGRIA; from the coding sequence ATGGTTTCCCTGCTCAAAAAGCTTATTGGTAGTCGTAACGATCGAATCCTCAGGCAGTACCGTAAACAAGTCGGGCAAATTAATGCGCTTGAGCCGTCTCTTGAAGCGGTGTCCGACGAAGACCTGAAAAACAAAACCGTCCAGTTTCGAGAGCAGTTGGCTTCGGGTTCAACGCTAGACCAACTGTTGCCGGAGGCATTTGCCGTTGTCCGTGAGGCCAGCAAACGCGTATTTGGTATGCGGCATTTTGATGTGCAGCTCATGGGTGCGATCGCCTTGCATCACGGCAAAATTGCCGAGATGCGCACCGGGGAAGGTAAAACGCTAATGGCAACATTAGCCGTTTACTTGAACGCCCTGGCGTCTAAGGGCGTGCATGTTGTGACGGTGAACGACTACCTTGCGCGTCGCGATGCTGAATGGATGGGGCAGTTGTACAACTTCCTCGGTTTGAGTGTGGGCGTCGTTGTCCCCCAGCAGGACCCGCAAGAAAAGGTGGACGCGTATCGTGCCGACATTACATACGGGACGAACAACGAATTTGGTTTCGATTATTTGCGCGACAATATGGAGTATCGCGCAGAAGATCGTCGTCAACGAAGTTTGTCCTTCGCTATTGTCGACGAAGTTGATTCTATTCTTATCGATGAAGCGCGCACGCCGCTGATTATTTCGGGGCAGGCCGAAGACCATACCGAAGTCTATGTTCGAATGAATGCTGTGCCTCCCATGCTCACACGCATGGCGTCGGAGCCCAAACCGCATGAGCCGGAGCCGGAAGGTGATTTTTGGGTTGATGAAAAAGGTCAGCAAGTACACTTGTCCGAGTCCGGCATGGAGCATGCCGAGGAAATACTTTCGCGTTTGGGTCTTTTGCCTGAAGGCGAGTCGTTATACGATCCGCGTCACATCACGCTCATTCATCATCTTATGGTGGCACTGCGTGCTCATAATCTGTTTTTCCGTGATCAGCACTACGTTGTTACCGACAACGAAGTGGTGATTGTTGACGAATTCACTGGGCGTTTGATGGTAGGGCGTCGTTGGTCCGATGGTTTGCATCAGGCGGTAGAGGCCAAAGAAGGCGTAACGATTCAGAACGAGAATCAAACGTTGGCGTCTATTACCTTCCAGAACTATTTCCGTATGTATGACAAGCTGGCGGGGATGACCGGCACGGCCGACACGGAAGCCTATGAATTTCAGGAAATTTACGGGCTGGAAACGGTTATTATTCCAACCAATAAGCCGATGATTCGTGTTGATCAGAACGATCAGGTTTTCAAAACCGATAATGAGAAGTACAACGCGATTCTGGCCGACATGAAAGATTGCCAGGAACGTGGCCAGCCCGTTTTGGTGGGTACGACGAGTATCGAAAATTCCGAGCGTTTGTCCTCGATGCTCAAGCGTGAAAAACTGGCGCATGAAGTGCTGAACGCAAAGCAACATGCGCGTGAAGCGGAAATTGTGGCTGAAGCCGGTAAACCCGGCCGTATCACGATTGCAACCAATATGGCCGGCCGTGGTACTGACATTGTGTTGGGCGGAAGTGTTGAAAAGCAAATCGCCCTTGTCCGTGCCGATGCTAACTTAAGCGCGCAAGAGAAAGAGGCACGCATCCAGCAAATTCGTGATGAATGGGCACCTGCAAATGAGGCGGTTAAGGCTGCCGGAGGGTTGCGTATCATCGGCACCGAGCGCCACGAGTCACGCCGTATCGACAATCAATTGCGCGGCCGTGCAGGGCGCCAGGGCGACCCAGGCTCAACCCGTTTCTATTTGTCGTTGGAAGATTCGCTCATGCGCATTTTCGCGGGTGACCGCGTTCGCGCCATTATGGAGCGTCTACGTCTGCCCGAGGGTGAGCCCATTGAAGCCAAAATGGTGTCCCGGTCAATTGAGTCCGCCCAACGCAAGGTAGAAGCGCGAAACTTCGATATTCGCAAACAACTGTTGCAGTTCGATGACGTTGCCAATGATCAGCGCAAGGTTTTGTATACGCAGCGAAATGAGGTTCTAGAGGCGCAAGATGTGGGTGAAATGGTGCTTAACCTGCTTGCCGCTACGATCACGGAAGTTTTTCACGCTTACATTCCTGCGGAATCGATGGAAGAGCAGTGGGACGTTTCCGGCCTGCAATCGGTACTGGAGTCTGATTGGGGCATCGAGGTGGCGCTGGTGGATTGGGCGGAGAAAGAGCCTAACTTAACCGATGAAGACTTGTTGGAGCGCGTTTTGGCGGAGGCCAACCGTGTTTACAGTACTAAGGTTGAGTTGGTTGGCCGTGATAACTGGGCTCCTTTTGAGCGGTCGGTGTTGCTGCAGTCAATTGATACGCATTGGCGTAATCACCTTTCGTCTCTTGATCATCTGCGTCAGGGCATTCACTTGCGTGGTTATGCGCAGAAAGACCCGAAGCAGGAGTACAAGCGTGAAGCGTTTGAGCTTTTCTCCGGGATGCTTGATCGCGTTCGTACGGATGTTGTTAGGGTGCTACTTACTGTACGGATTCAAACACCGGAACAAGTCGCTCAAACCGAGCCTGAAACTGTTGAAGGTGTTACCTATCACCATTCTGATTATGATGCCGCGTTAAGTGGTGAGGATCCCGGCATCGCGGAAGAGCCGTTGGGTGCAACGCAACCGGCGTCTGGTGGGGCGGTTCCTGCTGGTGCGGTTCCCAAGGTCGGGCGCAATGAACCTTGCCCATGTGGTAGTGGGAAGAAGTACAAACATTGTCATGGGCGGATTGCCTGA
- a CDS encoding inositol monophosphatase family protein, with amino-acid sequence MNNTALHLSENLELAVRAARAGAAVLQSYAHRRADLLIDKKARNDLVSQADHEAEAAIIDVLNSSANTFGIIAEESGGTTREIATWYIDPLDGTTNFLHGVPHYAVSIALVAHRGAIVNGAPLEHDTPVVAVVYDPNQEEIFSALYNTGAWLNDHRIQCSQTESLAEALLATGLPFRDFSFADNYMPTLHDAIHTSRGVRRFGSAALDLAWTACGRFDGYWEMGLASWDVAAGTLLVREAGGIAEDLHHQEPWPIGGYVYAANKNLAPALHTMAAAHLT; translated from the coding sequence ATGAATAACACTGCTTTGCATCTTAGTGAAAATCTCGAACTCGCGGTACGGGCCGCACGCGCGGGTGCGGCCGTGTTGCAATCGTACGCACACCGTCGCGCCGACCTGCTAATTGATAAAAAAGCGCGAAACGACCTGGTTTCGCAGGCAGACCACGAGGCTGAAGCCGCCATTATCGACGTCCTGAACTCAAGTGCCAACACGTTTGGCATTATCGCGGAAGAGTCAGGCGGCACGACCCGGGAAATCGCAACATGGTACATTGATCCGCTGGACGGCACCACCAATTTCCTGCACGGTGTGCCGCATTATGCTGTTTCCATCGCGCTTGTCGCCCATCGCGGTGCGATCGTGAACGGCGCACCGCTTGAACACGATACCCCCGTTGTTGCCGTCGTTTACGACCCAAACCAAGAGGAAATATTTTCGGCGCTATACAACACCGGCGCCTGGCTGAACGATCACCGCATCCAGTGTTCGCAAACAGAATCGCTGGCTGAGGCTTTGCTGGCCACAGGGCTTCCGTTTCGAGATTTTAGCTTCGCCGACAACTATATGCCGACGTTGCATGACGCAATACACACAAGCCGCGGCGTGCGGCGTTTCGGTTCTGCAGCACTTGATTTGGCCTGGACGGCATGCGGTCGCTTTGACGGCTACTGGGAAATGGGTTTGGCCTCGTGGGATGTCGCTGCGGGCACCTTACTGGTACGTGAGGCTGGTGGCATTGCAGAAGACCTGCATCATCAAGAACCCTGGCCTATAGGCGGTTATGTTTATGCCGCCAACAAGAACCTTGCGCCGGCGCTTCACACTATGGCTGCCGCCCATTTAACATAG
- a CDS encoding glycoside hydrolase family 31 protein encodes MSTKSDSDNVKSMMLSRFLHAKSTTVDFELENTEHVFRVEAHAPGVFRMRCGPAASMNADKLTSRARQHAEMLLVRQEPVGELSVSSLMPEEGDGWRIEQGDMVLDIMRSPLSWSLYKGDDYVLGTADDAGLRVHDAGQGPRWDACLELADEEVLCGLGETLGSLDRRGERITSDHAAERALPVLWSPTGWGIYVNTLGRIVYDLGRTTPNHCQVSIEDRGFDIFLFVGDPAEILNQYTALTGRAGQPGLWPMGVWLDQAPGQSTESLHSLAQSLRSEGFSFDVVRLTGSAAYAFQDDKPAFEWDPQRAADARSLSNVFESVNVQLVAPTFPGVFTGTVLFEEWEDRGWLLINDENGEAHVFPGDELSGGRSYGLLDLTNKDVYKLWSERQRQMFDEGIAAPMCNAQYDIPDDITARGGECGSVLRVVYPLLARNALFDAFAGHKTPQEGIVLSSDLFPAVQRYAWQMGPDVGNDWTGLTHSLRTALALGASAVPVQMHTLGNAAQPVREMTPELYIRWLSCLVFSGNFSFQAVPALLPTAFDQKTQALVQHWLQWRYRLIPYALGIIEDAVRTGLPVQRSMLLAFPDDPAAHGWDTQYMFGPALLIAPFTQPGGKVKVYLPEGSGWWDLNTGWRYEGGTVLDVEVGLDALPVFGREGHMLCLGPYAPHTSEFNSARLLDEVWLFGMPEHSPAAMRNKIRVMQMQGSSYIKGLEGLKILPSEGLEVKRRGAEVRISRMR; translated from the coding sequence GTGTCGACTAAGTCTGACTCTGATAACGTGAAATCAATGATGCTTTCGCGGTTCCTACATGCAAAATCGACAACGGTCGATTTTGAACTGGAAAATACGGAACATGTGTTTCGTGTTGAAGCGCACGCGCCGGGGGTTTTCCGTATGCGTTGCGGGCCTGCCGCCTCCATGAACGCTGACAAACTCACTTCTCGAGCCAGACAGCACGCCGAGATGTTGCTTGTCAGACAGGAGCCGGTGGGTGAGTTGTCGGTGAGTTCCCTCATGCCGGAAGAAGGGGATGGGTGGCGTATTGAGCAGGGCGATATGGTGTTGGATATCATGCGCTCCCCCTTGTCATGGTCCTTATATAAAGGCGATGACTATGTGCTGGGTACGGCAGATGACGCGGGTCTGAGGGTTCATGACGCCGGTCAGGGGCCACGCTGGGATGCTTGCCTGGAGCTTGCCGACGAAGAGGTTCTATGCGGATTGGGTGAAACATTGGGGTCGCTTGACCGACGCGGCGAGCGTATCACTAGTGACCACGCAGCAGAACGAGCCTTGCCTGTGCTCTGGAGCCCAACCGGTTGGGGTATTTATGTCAACACGCTGGGGCGCATTGTTTATGACTTGGGCCGCACCACTCCAAATCATTGCCAGGTTTCCATAGAAGATCGAGGTTTTGATATCTTCCTTTTTGTGGGGGATCCGGCCGAAATTTTAAATCAATATACTGCGCTGACCGGACGCGCCGGCCAACCGGGGCTATGGCCAATGGGTGTATGGCTCGACCAGGCACCAGGGCAATCTACTGAGTCACTCCATTCCCTTGCTCAAAGCTTGCGCTCAGAGGGCTTTTCATTCGATGTTGTTCGTCTTACCGGCTCAGCAGCGTATGCGTTTCAAGACGACAAACCTGCATTCGAATGGGATCCGCAACGTGCTGCGGATGCACGCAGTCTGAGCAATGTGTTTGAATCGGTGAACGTGCAGTTGGTTGCTCCCACCTTTCCAGGTGTTTTTACTGGCACCGTATTGTTCGAGGAGTGGGAAGATCGGGGCTGGTTACTGATAAATGATGAGAACGGCGAAGCCCATGTGTTTCCGGGTGATGAGTTAAGTGGGGGGCGTTCATACGGTTTATTGGATTTAACCAATAAAGACGTGTATAAGCTCTGGTCTGAACGCCAGCGGCAGATGTTCGACGAAGGTATTGCTGCGCCTATGTGCAATGCGCAATACGATATCCCAGACGACATCACGGCTCGGGGTGGGGAGTGCGGTTCGGTTTTGCGTGTGGTTTACCCATTACTGGCGCGTAATGCGCTGTTTGATGCTTTTGCAGGCCATAAAACCCCGCAGGAAGGAATCGTGCTGAGCAGTGATTTATTTCCTGCGGTTCAACGTTATGCGTGGCAAATGGGGCCCGATGTCGGTAACGACTGGACGGGCCTGACGCATTCGTTACGAACGGCATTGGCGCTGGGAGCAAGTGCCGTGCCGGTGCAAATGCATACATTGGGCAATGCTGCGCAGCCGGTGCGTGAGATGACCCCTGAACTTTATATTCGTTGGTTATCTTGCCTGGTTTTCTCGGGTAACTTCAGTTTCCAGGCCGTGCCCGCTTTGTTGCCGACGGCCTTCGATCAAAAGACGCAAGCGCTGGTGCAACATTGGTTGCAGTGGCGCTATCGTTTAATTCCCTATGCACTTGGCATCATCGAGGATGCGGTTCGCACTGGGTTGCCTGTTCAACGCTCCATGTTGCTTGCCTTTCCAGACGATCCTGCCGCTCATGGGTGGGATACGCAGTATATGTTTGGTCCGGCTTTACTCATCGCACCGTTTACTCAGCCAGGTGGAAAGGTAAAGGTTTATTTGCCTGAAGGATCCGGGTGGTGGGATTTAAATACCGGATGGCGTTATGAGGGGGGGACGGTTCTGGATGTTGAGGTTGGATTGGATGCCCTGCCGGTATTCGGGCGCGAGGGCCATATGTTGTGTTTGGGGCCGTATGCTCCCCATACGTCCGAATTCAACTCGGCGCGTTTGCTGGACGAGGTCTGGTTGTTTGGCATGCCGGAGCATAGTCCAGCAGCAATGCGCAACAAAATTCGCGTGATGCAGATGCAAGGGTCCAGCTACATCAAAGGTTTGGAAGGCTTGAAAATACTGCCTTCCGAAGGTTTGGAGGTTAAGCGGCGTGGCGCTGAGGTGCGCATATCACGCATGCGATAA
- a CDS encoding FAD-dependent oxidoreductase has translation MMESEHLYGTTSVVVSPEGWIKATARLASDERLHSMTVCDTSFGDGMRFLALWAFWRSHRAPGAKLQIIAFSSPQSWAALKKRGGDDHVPKSLRSLAAQLEAQWPDALPGVHRLSFDGGAVTLTLIFHPLSVALRQMDAIVDVFWLSNSAAFLGESGGASPAGKLVRVAGARAEVVGLADNNAQRLQGVLQQSGFEIQDAGNAFKGCVRARLRDGLCHTRRSSFVGADVMVVGAGVAGAAIAWGLAQRGHHVKVFDPMLKLSKAGSHAGHFAAAVSPYLSKDDDYRARLSRVGVARAWANWSQLGGLARPIRCGTLSLPTQDRGVASWQEVLWSLGFPNDWAGWLDPGAASQKAGEFLEFGGCYRASGLLVKPNRLLPALLNHPGISCVEDSVTEVTRFREGGCSLRTESGSNYEASVVVLANARNIRSLLCQLTKPGDFPKLERLQAVPGQVSYFDAAGFNGGPACVLDASAYWLPQVEGVLTAGGTYDLEQTRAQVTRQGQREIARKLSYFLPAHRKMLSGSDSVVGGWAGWRAVVTGRLPVIGPLYQQHDLWLATAYGSRGLTWAALAADLIGAKLNDEPAIVERELSAALLPR, from the coding sequence ATGATGGAATCTGAGCATTTGTACGGAACAACATCCGTGGTGGTGTCGCCCGAGGGTTGGATCAAAGCAACGGCTCGTCTTGCCAGTGATGAGCGACTGCATAGTATGACGGTTTGCGATACGTCGTTTGGTGATGGTATGCGCTTTCTTGCGTTGTGGGCTTTTTGGCGCTCCCATCGTGCGCCCGGTGCCAAACTACAGATCATTGCATTTTCTTCACCGCAGTCTTGGGCGGCTTTGAAAAAGCGTGGAGGTGATGATCACGTTCCGAAGTCGCTTCGGAGTTTGGCGGCGCAACTGGAGGCGCAATGGCCGGATGCTTTGCCGGGGGTGCACAGGCTTAGCTTTGACGGTGGCGCAGTAACGCTAACGCTGATTTTCCACCCTTTGTCGGTGGCTTTACGTCAAATGGACGCGATTGTCGACGTGTTCTGGTTGTCAAATTCAGCCGCTTTTCTAGGTGAGTCAGGGGGGGCTTCACCAGCCGGCAAACTCGTGCGTGTTGCCGGTGCACGTGCCGAAGTTGTAGGTCTGGCTGATAATAATGCGCAACGGTTGCAGGGCGTATTGCAGCAGTCGGGTTTCGAGATTCAAGACGCTGGAAATGCGTTTAAGGGATGTGTGCGGGCGCGATTGCGTGACGGCTTATGCCACACCCGGCGATCGTCTTTTGTGGGTGCCGATGTCATGGTGGTCGGGGCTGGTGTGGCCGGTGCGGCCATCGCCTGGGGGCTGGCGCAACGTGGGCACCATGTGAAAGTTTTCGATCCCATGTTGAAGTTAAGCAAAGCAGGGTCGCATGCGGGGCATTTTGCGGCGGCGGTATCACCGTATCTTTCCAAAGATGACGATTATCGTGCGCGATTGAGTCGTGTCGGCGTGGCGCGCGCCTGGGCGAACTGGTCGCAATTGGGGGGGCTCGCTCGTCCGATACGATGCGGAACACTGAGCTTGCCCACGCAGGATCGTGGCGTGGCGTCGTGGCAGGAAGTGCTTTGGAGTCTGGGCTTCCCAAATGATTGGGCTGGTTGGTTGGACCCTGGAGCAGCATCGCAAAAAGCGGGCGAGTTTCTGGAGTTTGGAGGTTGTTATCGTGCGTCTGGTTTGTTAGTTAAACCTAATCGACTTTTACCGGCATTGCTGAATCATCCTGGGATTTCCTGTGTTGAGGACTCCGTTACCGAGGTCACGCGGTTTCGCGAGGGGGGGTGTAGCTTGAGGACAGAAAGTGGTTCAAACTATGAAGCGTCGGTTGTGGTTCTGGCCAATGCGCGCAATATAAGATCATTGCTCTGCCAGCTTACAAAACCGGGAGATTTTCCAAAGCTGGAGCGACTGCAGGCGGTACCGGGGCAGGTCAGTTATTTCGATGCCGCCGGTTTTAATGGAGGGCCCGCTTGTGTGCTTGACGCTTCGGCTTACTGGTTGCCGCAAGTTGAGGGGGTACTCACTGCCGGGGGGACATACGATTTGGAGCAGACTCGCGCGCAAGTGACTCGCCAGGGGCAACGGGAAATTGCTCGAAAACTAAGTTATTTCTTGCCGGCGCATCGGAAGATGTTATCGGGTTCCGACTCTGTTGTCGGCGGGTGGGCCGGCTGGCGCGCAGTGGTAACGGGGCGGCTTCCGGTAATCGGGCCTTTATATCAGCAGCACGATCTTTGGCTGGCTACTGCTTATGGTTCAAGGGGGTTGACGTGGGCGGCTTTGGCTGCCGATTTGATTGGGGCGAAGCTGAATGATGAACCTGCTATTGTGGAGCGAGAGCTATCTGCAGCGCTATTGCCCAGATAG
- the mgtE gene encoding magnesium transporter: MQHPPEEHAVTPAEPIVIPRRLDPEDAQLALQKLQAILKREEVAEALAHRQEDDDDESNLLEGMLQRRHENEIKSIVNSLHPSDIAFILESLPVNERQAVWQLVNPEFDADVLLEVDDWARESLIKTMDLQDLVAATGTMDADEIADLVPDLPPDVIAEVQKGLTDEERAQLIEAMGYPEGTVGAIMDFEMVRVREDVSLEVVLRYLRRLQELPDHTDQIFVVDRQDKLQGVLPVSKLLVSEPEIDVAQVMQTDFLTLSPLDSDADAAGAFERYDLVSAPVIDDHGRLIGRVTIAEVVDVIQEDSQEQALSRAGLQEEDIFAPALTALRNRAPWLLVNLATASTAAFIASRFEDTVSQIVILAFLMSIVAGIAGNSGNQTMTMVIRAIAVGRVSGASTWNLVKREIKITLMVGFCGSLVAAAFAWAISQSWAIALVMMVAMIGNMLMGAALGVLIPVLRDHFGKDPAMGSSVLLTFVTDSLGFFLFLGLASIFLL; the protein is encoded by the coding sequence ATGCAGCATCCCCCCGAAGAGCACGCTGTAACGCCTGCCGAACCCATTGTAATTCCCCGCCGCCTTGACCCGGAAGATGCCCAGCTCGCATTGCAAAAGCTACAGGCCATCCTGAAACGCGAGGAAGTAGCCGAAGCGCTCGCTCACCGACAGGAAGATGATGACGATGAGTCCAACCTGCTGGAAGGCATGTTGCAGCGCCGCCATGAAAACGAAATCAAGTCCATTGTAAATAGCCTGCACCCATCAGACATTGCCTTTATCCTGGAATCACTACCGGTTAACGAGCGCCAGGCAGTCTGGCAGTTGGTCAACCCCGAATTCGACGCTGACGTTCTGCTGGAAGTCGACGATTGGGCTCGTGAGTCGCTGATTAAAACAATGGATCTGCAAGATCTCGTCGCAGCGACGGGAACAATGGATGCAGACGAAATCGCCGATCTGGTTCCAGACCTGCCCCCTGACGTCATCGCTGAAGTGCAAAAAGGCCTGACTGACGAAGAGCGTGCGCAGTTGATTGAGGCCATGGGATACCCGGAAGGTACTGTGGGCGCAATCATGGACTTCGAAATGGTTCGAGTCCGTGAAGACGTGTCGCTGGAAGTGGTTTTGCGCTACCTGCGCCGATTACAGGAACTACCTGATCACACCGACCAAATCTTCGTTGTCGATCGCCAAGACAAACTTCAAGGTGTATTGCCCGTCTCAAAGCTCTTGGTCAGTGAGCCGGAAATCGACGTGGCGCAAGTCATGCAAACAGATTTCCTCACGCTAAGCCCCTTGGATTCGGACGCCGATGCCGCCGGCGCCTTTGAGCGTTATGACCTGGTTTCAGCGCCGGTAATTGACGATCATGGTCGCCTGATTGGCCGCGTCACGATCGCTGAAGTCGTCGACGTGATTCAGGAAGACTCACAAGAACAAGCCCTGTCACGCGCGGGCCTGCAAGAGGAGGACATTTTTGCCCCTGCGCTGACCGCCTTGCGCAACCGCGCGCCCTGGCTACTCGTGAATCTGGCCACGGCCTCAACTGCGGCCTTCATCGCATCGCGCTTCGAAGATACCGTTAGCCAAATTGTGATTCTGGCATTTCTTATGTCTATTGTTGCCGGGATTGCCGGCAACTCGGGCAATCAAACCATGACCATGGTCATCAGGGCCATTGCCGTTGGCCGTGTCAGTGGTGCCAGCACCTGGAACCTTGTAAAGCGTGAAATAAAAATCACGTTAATGGTCGGTTTTTGTGGCAGCCTCGTTGCTGCCGCATTCGCCTGGGCGATTTCACAATCATGGGCCATCGCGCTGGTGATGATGGTCGCCATGATTGGGAACATGTTAATGGGTGCGGCACTCGGCGTTCTTATACCGGTGTTACGCGACCATTTCGGCAAAGATCCCGCCATGGGGTCGTCGGTACTTCTTACGTTCGTTACCGACTCCCTTGGGTTTTTCCTGTTTTTAGGGCTTGCTTCTATTTTCCTGTTGTAA
- a CDS encoding M20 aminoacylase family protein — protein sequence MKLIEPLIAWKDEMTALRRDIHAHPELAYEEVRTSDVVAKNLESWGIPVHRGLGITGIVGTIVGRTENGKALGLRADMDALPMQETNTFEHASKHEGKMHACGHDGHTAMLLTAARYLAESRDFDGTIYVIFQPAEEGFSGAKRMIDDGLFEKFPMQAVFGLHNWPGMPAGTFGIVPGPIMGGSNLFKITLEGKGAHAAMPNLGHDPIMAAVQLAQSLQTTITRNLDPLDPAVLSITQIHSGTADNVIPDNAELRGTVRTLSEEALDLIERRMAEITDLTAQAFNCQSNFVFSRKYPPTINHADEAALCVEVAKSIVGPENVDQTIRPSMGAEDFAFMLKAKPGCYVWLGNGDGDHRSKGHGLGPCTLHNGSYDFNDNLLPIGASYWVELAKRWLAKT from the coding sequence ATGAAATTAATCGAACCGCTTATTGCCTGGAAGGATGAAATGACGGCTTTGCGCCGGGACATTCATGCGCACCCGGAGCTGGCCTACGAAGAAGTGCGAACATCCGATGTTGTCGCCAAAAACCTTGAGTCATGGGGCATCCCCGTGCATCGCGGCCTTGGTATTACCGGCATTGTAGGAACCATTGTGGGTCGCACAGAGAACGGGAAAGCATTGGGATTGCGTGCCGACATGGACGCACTTCCCATGCAGGAAACGAATACGTTCGAACATGCCAGCAAACATGAAGGCAAAATGCATGCGTGCGGACACGACGGTCACACCGCGATGTTGTTGACTGCTGCACGCTACCTGGCTGAAAGCCGCGATTTCGACGGCACCATATATGTTATTTTTCAGCCTGCCGAAGAGGGCTTCAGTGGTGCGAAGCGAATGATAGACGACGGTCTTTTTGAAAAATTTCCTATGCAGGCCGTTTTTGGGCTCCATAACTGGCCCGGCATGCCGGCAGGTACATTCGGTATTGTTCCAGGCCCCATTATGGGCGGGAGCAATCTTTTCAAGATCACACTGGAAGGCAAAGGCGCCCACGCAGCGATGCCCAATTTGGGACACGACCCAATCATGGCTGCCGTGCAACTGGCCCAATCGTTACAAACCACTATTACGCGCAACCTCGATCCACTCGACCCGGCTGTGCTTAGCATCACCCAAATTCACAGTGGAACGGCCGACAACGTTATTCCGGATAACGCCGAGCTCCGGGGCACGGTTCGGACACTCTCGGAAGAGGCGCTGGACCTCATCGAAAGGCGCATGGCCGAAATCACCGACCTGACAGCCCAAGCCTTCAATTGTCAGTCCAACTTTGTTTTCTCCCGAAAATACCCACCCACAATCAATCACGCAGATGAAGCGGCCCTTTGCGTGGAGGTTGCAAAATCAATTGTCGGGCCCGAAAACGTCGATCAAACAATCCGGCCGTCCATGGGCGCGGAAGACTTCGCCTTTATGCTTAAAGCCAAACCCGGGTGTTATGTATGGCTTGGAAACGGCGACGGAGACCACCGCTCCAAAGGACACGGACTGGGCCCGTGCACACTGCACAACGGCAGTTACGACTTCAACGATAATCTTCTGCCAATCGGCGCCAGCTACTGGGTGGAACTGGCAAAGCGTTGGCTGGCCAAAACCTGA